A window of the Egibacter rhizosphaerae genome harbors these coding sequences:
- a CDS encoding acetolactate synthase, translating into MTDEVPSGHLAVRALRAAGIEHLFTLSGGHLFPLYEGARDEGVALVDTRHEQTAGFAAEGLAKLTRRPQVAALTAGPGVTNAMSALASAQSNGSPLVVLGGRAPQATWGRGSLQELDHVAFTEPLCNRAATAQAPGAVAGEVGATLTAAATSPRGPAFLDIPMDVIFTPTSNESIAPWHPPARHPPDDATIAVAAEALAAADRPVVIAGTDVWFAGAEESLQALVETLRAPVAMNGQGRGCVPADHELAISRARGAALKGADLVCVVGAPLDFRLGFGDFGGTPVVHVADHPDEVARHVDLAAGVGGDLAAVLETLTEAAGGPTGERAEARAAWARELADAEGATRAEDRALLESDAVPIHPARVGGELARQLDRDAVLIGDGGDVVSFAGRHIDSHRPGRWLDPGPFGCLGTGTGYGLAARLAHPEAQSALLLGDGAAGFSLMDVDTLVRHDLALPIVVANNGAWALEKHPMRQVYDGWHAAADLRQDTAYDAIVAALGGAGETVTRPDRLAPALERAFAAQVPYLVNVQTDPEAAYPRRAALM; encoded by the coding sequence GTGACCGACGAGGTCCCGAGCGGCCATCTCGCGGTGCGCGCGCTGCGTGCCGCCGGCATCGAGCACCTGTTCACGTTGTCGGGCGGCCACCTGTTCCCGCTCTACGAGGGCGCGCGCGACGAAGGCGTGGCGCTCGTGGACACCCGTCACGAGCAGACCGCGGGGTTCGCGGCCGAGGGGCTGGCCAAGCTGACCCGGCGCCCGCAGGTCGCGGCTCTCACCGCGGGTCCGGGCGTCACCAACGCCATGAGTGCCCTCGCGAGCGCGCAGTCGAACGGCTCCCCGCTCGTGGTCCTCGGAGGTCGCGCGCCGCAGGCGACCTGGGGACGCGGCAGCCTGCAGGAGCTCGATCACGTCGCGTTCACCGAGCCGCTGTGCAATCGGGCCGCGACCGCGCAGGCGCCGGGCGCCGTCGCCGGGGAGGTGGGCGCCACCCTGACGGCCGCGGCGACCTCGCCGCGCGGGCCCGCGTTCCTCGACATCCCGATGGACGTGATCTTCACCCCGACGAGCAACGAGTCGATCGCCCCCTGGCATCCGCCGGCGCGGCACCCGCCCGACGACGCGACGATCGCCGTGGCCGCGGAGGCGCTGGCCGCTGCCGACCGGCCCGTCGTGATCGCCGGGACGGACGTGTGGTTCGCCGGTGCCGAGGAGTCCCTGCAAGCCCTCGTCGAGACGCTGCGCGCACCCGTCGCGATGAACGGCCAGGGTCGTGGCTGCGTGCCCGCGGATCACGAGCTCGCGATCAGTCGCGCGCGGGGCGCGGCGCTGAAGGGCGCCGACCTCGTGTGCGTCGTGGGCGCGCCGCTGGACTTCCGACTCGGGTTCGGGGACTTCGGCGGGACCCCGGTCGTGCACGTGGCCGACCATCCGGACGAGGTGGCCCGGCACGTCGACCTGGCGGCGGGGGTCGGTGGCGACCTTGCGGCTGTGCTCGAAACCCTCACCGAGGCAGCGGGTGGCCCGACCGGCGAACGGGCCGAGGCGCGGGCCGCGTGGGCTCGTGAACTGGCCGACGCCGAGGGGGCGACGCGTGCGGAGGACCGAGCCTTGCTCGAGAGCGACGCCGTGCCGATCCATCCGGCCCGGGTCGGGGGTGAGCTGGCGCGGCAGCTCGACCGCGATGCGGTGCTGATCGGCGACGGAGGAGACGTGGTGTCGTTCGCGGGCCGGCACATCGATAGCCATCGGCCCGGCCGCTGGCTCGACCCCGGGCCCTTCGGGTGCCTGGGCACCGGGACCGGGTACGGGCTCGCGGCGCGCCTCGCGCACCCGGAGGCCCAATCGGCGTTGCTGCTCGGCGACGGCGCTGCGGGCTTCAGCCTGATGGACGTCGACACGCTCGTGCGCCACGACCTCGCCCTGCCGATCGTGGTCGCGAACAACGGCGCGTGGGCGCTGGAGAAGCACCCGATGCGCCAGGTCTACGACGGGTGGCACGCGGCCGCGGACCTGCGGCAGGACACCGCCTACGACGCGATCGTCGCCGCCCTCGGGGGTGCCGGCGAGACCGTGACGCGACCGGATCGGCTCGCCCCGGCGCTCGAGCGTGCCTTCGCCGCGCAGGTGCCCTACCTCGTCAACGTCCAGACCGATCCCGAGGCCGCCTATCCCCGGCGCGCCGCGCTGATGTGA
- a CDS encoding histidine triad nucleotide-binding protein, with the protein MSEECIFCQIVAGDIPSDHVASDDGLVAFRDISPRAPAHVLVVPERHIPSAHDLTEADEALLGRCFALARRVAEQEGIADGYRVVTNIGERGGQAVFHLHFHVLGGKQLGTVDGRVPESA; encoded by the coding sequence GTGAGCGAGGAGTGCATCTTCTGCCAGATCGTCGCCGGGGACATCCCGAGCGACCATGTGGCCAGCGACGACGGTCTCGTGGCTTTCCGCGACATCAGCCCCCGTGCGCCGGCACACGTGCTCGTCGTGCCCGAACGACACATCCCCAGCGCGCACGACCTCACCGAGGCCGACGAGGCGCTGCTCGGGCGCTGCTTCGCACTCGCGCGCCGCGTGGCCGAGCAGGAGGGCATCGCCGACGGCTACCGCGTGGTCACCAACATCGGCGAGCGCGGGGGCCAGGCAGTGTTCCACCTGCACTTCCACGTGCTCGGGGGCAAGCAGCTCGGCACCGTCGACGGGAGAGTGCCCGAGAGCGCGTAA
- a CDS encoding DUF222 domain-containing protein, whose amino-acid sequence MAEDVLDDPLADVTADTAEDAELGLHEVTAGLDALTEVSLAELDDVRLHAVIQGFRAARDRAEGLAAEALSIQRARGSWRRDGARSQKEWVSDELDVSHGQATGIVRHAEQLARLPLTRAAVQRGLLSAGQAQVALRATTDLPRDALAALDREVLRSAGLDPDSISARRPTPANRFGRPAWVDTTAEEACEHSPDAPSGADGSHPDTPEGEGDGGASEESMRDDAPGDNGASPSDRTTSDGTPDGDDTPDGDDTPDDHRARDGAPHGNGSLGAGGPGPSPGAEGRSGTDPADLRDRLDDYRATHHPDAVAARERRAWQGRRASLGHTPDGLPTLFNQLDVHGAETLATALSAFSKPHGDHDDRTPEQRRADALVTIAERALSYADPEDSPMHRPQVTVVVPLQTLRGATGAPAGRMDQLGVLSSETARRLACDAEVSRVLTGPSSAPLDVGRTRRTATGAQRRALAVRDRGCVGCEAPASWCDAHHVCHWIDGGATDLSNLCLLCRTCHTHVHQGTRMLVGDADQGFGLVHPERADSVARAGSCPDPGYGGRTRRARSRTPETDPSPPGDPPPADEPPEPDPWQWPGPWDQPTDHDEQATRSRSRSRSRSPREDRAAEGPGPWRATPSVCGAAHSPPSVEPRQRTDLHDRPPPER is encoded by the coding sequence GTGGCCGAGGACGTACTCGACGATCCGCTCGCCGACGTCACCGCCGACACAGCGGAGGACGCGGAGCTGGGGCTGCACGAGGTAACCGCGGGCCTCGACGCGCTGACCGAAGTGTCGCTTGCCGAGCTCGATGACGTCCGGCTACACGCCGTGATCCAGGGTTTTCGAGCAGCCCGCGACCGCGCCGAGGGCCTCGCGGCGGAGGCGCTGTCGATCCAGCGTGCCCGGGGGAGCTGGCGCCGGGATGGGGCTCGCTCGCAGAAGGAGTGGGTGAGCGACGAGCTCGACGTCTCCCACGGGCAGGCCACCGGCATCGTGCGCCACGCGGAGCAGCTCGCGCGGCTGCCGCTGACCCGCGCCGCGGTGCAGCGAGGACTTCTCAGTGCGGGGCAAGCGCAGGTCGCCCTACGCGCCACGACCGACCTCCCGCGTGATGCGTTGGCCGCCCTGGACCGCGAGGTCCTCCGCAGCGCCGGACTCGACCCGGATTCAATCTCCGCTCGCCGCCCCACCCCAGCAAACCGGTTCGGCCGTCCGGCCTGGGTGGACACGACCGCCGAGGAAGCGTGCGAGCACTCACCCGACGCGCCATCCGGCGCCGACGGCTCGCATCCCGATACCCCCGAAGGCGAAGGAGACGGCGGCGCCAGCGAGGAATCCATGCGAGACGATGCTCCCGGCGACAACGGCGCATCCCCCAGCGACCGCACCACCAGCGACGGCACCCCCGATGGCGACGACACCCCCGATGGCGACGACACGCCCGATGATCACCGCGCGCGTGACGGCGCACCCCATGGAAACGGCTCCCTCGGCGCAGGCGGCCCCGGGCCGAGCCCGGGGGCCGAGGGACGGTCGGGAACCGATCCCGCCGACCTGAGGGATCGCCTGGACGACTACCGGGCGACCCATCATCCGGACGCGGTCGCCGCCCGGGAGCGACGCGCCTGGCAAGGGCGCCGCGCGAGCCTCGGCCACACGCCCGACGGCCTGCCGACGCTGTTCAACCAGCTCGACGTGCACGGCGCCGAGACACTCGCGACCGCGCTTAGCGCGTTCTCCAAGCCCCACGGGGACCACGATGACCGGACCCCCGAGCAGCGCCGCGCGGACGCGCTCGTCACCATCGCGGAACGCGCGCTCTCGTATGCCGACCCGGAAGACTCTCCGATGCACCGGCCGCAGGTCACCGTCGTCGTCCCACTCCAAACCCTGCGCGGCGCCACGGGCGCGCCGGCCGGGCGGATGGACCAGCTCGGAGTGCTGTCCAGCGAGACCGCGCGGCGGCTGGCGTGCGACGCCGAGGTCTCGCGGGTGCTCACGGGGCCGTCCAGCGCGCCACTGGACGTGGGGCGGACCCGTCGGACGGCAACGGGTGCGCAGCGACGCGCGCTCGCGGTCCGCGATCGCGGGTGCGTCGGTTGTGAGGCGCCCGCGAGCTGGTGCGACGCCCACCACGTCTGTCACTGGATCGACGGCGGCGCCACGGACCTGTCCAACCTGTGCTTGCTGTGCCGCACCTGCCACACCCACGTCCATCAGGGCACGCGCATGCTGGTCGGCGACGCCGACCAGGGGTTCGGGCTCGTGCACCCCGAACGCGCCGACAGCGTGGCGCGCGCAGGCAGCTGCCCGGATCCCGGCTACGGCGGCCGCACGCGACGTGCGCGATCACGGACACCCGAGACGGACCCGTCGCCACCCGGGGATCCGCCACCCGCCGACGAACCTCCCGAACCCGATCCATGGCAATGGCCGGGCCCCTGGGACCAGCCGACCGACCACGACGAACAGGCCACGCGATCCCGCTCGAGATCGAGATCGAGATCGCCGCGTGAAGACCGCGCAGCAGAGGGCCCCGGCCCGTGGCGAGCCACCCCGTCGGTGTGCGGGGCAGCTCATTCCCCGCCCAGTGTCGAGCCTCGGCAGCGCACGGATCTGCACGATCGACCACCACCCGAGCGGTAG
- a CDS encoding acyl-CoA mutase large subunit family protein: protein MRDDEARQPRESRQPHEADERQGEQLSLASQAAAWEEAFDRSLEARGVDPQEEREAATTLSDVEVPPLVGPHNYEVDHERIGFPGQFPYTRGVYPSMYRGRPWTIRQFAGFGSVEDTNQRYHELLAAGQHGLSVAFDMPTLMGRDSDEPESEGEVGHCGVAVDTLGDMERLFDRIPLGEITTSMTINGPAPVLFAMYCVAAERQGYEVRQLGGTLQTDIFKEYIAQKEWLFPPEPHLKLIGDLMEFTTAEMPRYHPISISGYHIREAGSTAAQELAFTLAAGFAYVELGQSRGLDVDDFGPRLSFFFDAHIDFFEEIAKFRAGRRIWARWLRDRYGATAEKAMLMRFHTQTAGVSLTAQQPDNNVVRTAVEALAAVMGGTQSLHTNALDEVLALPTEHAAKVALRTQQVIAEETGVPNTIDPLGGSWFVEWMTDKVEEDTEAYLAQILDRSDDGTVTRGMLAGIESGWFMSEIADAAFRYQQHLEKGTKHIVGVTSHVEDDDEELEILRISGEVERAQEQRLVEHRADRDGALVEDRLEALRAACRSDENLMPVLMDAVRADATMGEICQAMKDVYGEYREPPVI from the coding sequence ATGCGCGACGACGAGGCCCGCCAGCCCCGCGAGTCCCGCCAGCCCCACGAGGCCGACGAGCGCCAGGGGGAGCAGCTCTCGTTGGCGTCCCAGGCGGCGGCGTGGGAGGAGGCCTTCGACCGCTCGCTCGAGGCGCGCGGGGTCGATCCGCAGGAGGAGCGGGAGGCGGCCACGACGCTGTCGGACGTCGAGGTTCCCCCGCTCGTGGGTCCGCACAACTACGAGGTCGACCACGAGCGCATCGGGTTCCCCGGCCAGTTCCCGTACACCCGGGGTGTGTACCCGTCGATGTACCGGGGGAGGCCGTGGACGATTCGCCAGTTCGCCGGGTTCGGGTCCGTGGAGGACACCAACCAGCGCTACCACGAGCTGCTCGCCGCGGGGCAGCACGGGCTGTCGGTGGCGTTCGACATGCCGACGCTGATGGGCCGCGACTCCGACGAGCCCGAGAGCGAGGGCGAGGTCGGCCACTGCGGGGTCGCGGTCGACACGCTCGGCGACATGGAGCGGCTGTTCGATCGCATCCCGCTGGGCGAGATCACCACGTCGATGACCATCAACGGGCCGGCGCCCGTGCTGTTCGCGATGTACTGCGTGGCCGCGGAGCGCCAGGGCTACGAAGTGCGCCAGCTCGGCGGCACGCTGCAGACCGACATCTTCAAGGAGTACATCGCGCAGAAGGAGTGGCTGTTCCCGCCCGAGCCACACCTCAAGCTCATCGGCGACCTCATGGAGTTCACCACCGCCGAGATGCCGCGCTACCACCCGATCTCGATCTCGGGCTACCACATTCGTGAGGCGGGCTCGACGGCGGCGCAGGAGCTCGCGTTCACCCTTGCTGCCGGCTTCGCCTACGTCGAGCTCGGCCAGTCGCGAGGCCTGGACGTCGACGACTTCGGTCCCCGGCTGTCGTTCTTCTTCGACGCGCACATCGACTTCTTCGAGGAGATCGCGAAGTTCCGCGCCGGACGCCGCATCTGGGCCCGGTGGCTGCGCGACCGCTACGGCGCGACTGCCGAGAAGGCGATGCTGATGCGGTTCCACACCCAGACCGCGGGGGTGTCGCTGACCGCGCAGCAGCCGGACAACAACGTGGTGCGCACCGCGGTCGAGGCGTTGGCGGCGGTCATGGGCGGCACGCAGAGCTTGCACACCAATGCGTTGGACGAGGTGCTGGCGTTGCCGACCGAGCACGCGGCGAAGGTGGCGTTGCGCACCCAGCAGGTCATCGCCGAGGAGACGGGGGTGCCGAACACCATCGATCCGCTGGGGGGTTCGTGGTTCGTGGAGTGGATGACCGACAAGGTCGAGGAGGACACCGAGGCCTACCTCGCCCAGATCCTCGATCGCAGCGACGACGGCACGGTGACGCGCGGGATGCTGGCGGGCATCGAGTCGGGCTGGTTCATGTCCGAGATCGCCGATGCCGCGTTCCGCTATCAGCAGCACCTGGAGAAGGGCACCAAACACATCGTCGGGGTCACCAGCCACGTGGAGGACGACGACGAGGAGCTCGAGATCCTGCGCATCTCCGGCGAGGTCGAGCGGGCGCAGGAGCAGCGGTTGGTCGAGCACCGCGCCGACCGCGACGGTGCGCTGGTCGAGGACCGCCTCGAGGCTCTGCGCGCCGCGTGCCGGTCCGACGAGAACCTCATGCCGGTGCTGATGGACGCGGTGCGGGCGGACGCGACGATGGGCGAGATCTGCCAGGCGATGAAGGATGTTTACGGCGAGTACCGCGAGCCCCCGGTGATCTGA
- a CDS encoding MarR family winged helix-turn-helix transcriptional regulator, which produces MTADARPSRSHAPGPGQHVNRPALDPIAEARRQWELRHDAALPMEVVVRLFRAQQLALGHMNELLAPFGLTFARYEVLKLLAFSRTGRLPMGKMGERLMVHPTSVTSAVNRLEAQGLVERVPGDHDRRTTLAVLTEAGRELVDRATDALVADGFGMSDLSDEGMRELAGGLERLCEELEGASTGS; this is translated from the coding sequence ATGACCGCAGACGCCCGCCCGTCCCGGTCCCACGCGCCCGGACCAGGCCAGCACGTGAACCGCCCGGCGCTCGACCCGATCGCCGAGGCCCGCAGGCAGTGGGAGCTGCGGCACGACGCGGCGCTGCCGATGGAGGTGGTCGTCCGCCTCTTCCGCGCCCAGCAGCTGGCGCTGGGCCACATGAACGAGCTGCTCGCGCCGTTCGGCCTCACCTTCGCCCGGTACGAGGTGCTGAAGCTGCTCGCGTTCAGCCGCACGGGGCGGTTGCCCATGGGGAAGATGGGCGAGCGGCTGATGGTCCACCCCACGAGCGTGACGAGCGCGGTGAACCGTCTGGAGGCCCAGGGGCTGGTCGAGCGCGTCCCGGGGGACCATGATCGTCGGACGACGCTCGCGGTGCTGACCGAGGCCGGCCGCGAGCTCGTCGACCGCGCCACCGACGCACTCGTCGCCGACGGGTTCGGAATGTCGGACCTGTCCGATGAGGGCATGCGCGAGCTGGCCGGGGGTCTCGAGCGGTTGTGCGAGGAGCTCGAGGGAGCCTCCACCGGGTCGTGA
- a CDS encoding prolyl oligopeptidase family serine peptidase, giving the protein MISYPDTRADDHVEDHHGRKVPDPYHWLEDTTDPRVHAWIDAQNAVTEEWLADAEEREAFRARLRELTDRPRAGAPWCRGERWFQLRNAGLDDQPTLWVADAPDATGAVLLEPTAEGDETTALTGAAVTRDGALLAYALSGEGSDWQTWRVRDVASGRDHDDVVEWSKFSPAAWLPDGSGFFYGAFDPPAADGAYLAATRGQWLALHRLGTPQADDEVVFVPEDPDWVLSPMVSDDGRWLVVTLSRGTDPHSRVWVADLAAGESEPRPLLDAADASYEPLDVVGGELYVQTDAGAPRERIVAIDLARSRVADDDASRWREVVAEDPTDTLDHAVIAGDRVLTLWLADASSRLRRDRLDGEPDGEVALPGLGTVESLAGRPGDPLVHLTFASFTRPSSIWRHHLETGETTEVGVPRAGPLPFDPERFVTDRLVAESADGTRVPFFLVRRRDLEPAPDGGPHPTLLWGYGGFRIPVTPMFRTHWLAWVERGGVLAVPNLRGGGEFGAAWHADGRLERKQHVFDDAIGVAQQLVEQGWTHPERIAIKGRSNGGLLAGACLTQRPDLFGAAVVEVGVLDMLRFHHSTIGWAWKSDYGDPEDPADVDTLLAYSPLHNVADGTAYPATLVTTGDHDDRVVPGHSFKFAATLQAAQSDPSSPVLLRVDRSGGHGAGKPTAMAIDERADVLAFLARTLGLPADSER; this is encoded by the coding sequence ATGATCAGCTACCCCGACACTCGCGCCGACGACCACGTCGAGGACCACCACGGCCGCAAGGTCCCCGACCCCTACCACTGGCTCGAGGACACGACGGACCCCCGGGTCCACGCCTGGATCGATGCGCAGAACGCGGTGACCGAGGAGTGGCTCGCCGACGCCGAGGAGCGGGAGGCGTTCCGGGCCCGGCTGCGCGAGCTCACCGACCGGCCGCGCGCCGGCGCGCCCTGGTGCCGCGGGGAGCGTTGGTTCCAACTGCGCAACGCCGGGCTCGACGACCAGCCCACGCTCTGGGTCGCCGATGCGCCGGACGCGACCGGTGCGGTCCTGCTCGAGCCGACCGCCGAGGGTGACGAGACCACCGCCCTGACGGGTGCCGCGGTGACCCGGGACGGGGCGCTGCTCGCCTACGCCCTCTCCGGGGAGGGTTCGGACTGGCAGACGTGGCGGGTGCGCGACGTCGCGAGCGGCCGCGATCACGACGACGTCGTCGAATGGAGCAAGTTCAGTCCCGCCGCCTGGCTCCCCGACGGGTCGGGCTTCTTCTACGGCGCGTTCGACCCGCCCGCCGCGGACGGCGCCTACCTCGCCGCCACCCGCGGCCAGTGGCTGGCCCTGCATCGTCTCGGGACGCCGCAGGCCGACGACGAGGTCGTGTTCGTCCCCGAGGACCCGGACTGGGTCCTCAGTCCGATGGTCAGCGACGACGGCCGGTGGCTCGTGGTGACGCTGTCGCGGGGGACCGACCCGCACAGTCGGGTGTGGGTCGCCGATCTGGCTGCCGGGGAGTCCGAGCCGCGACCGCTGCTCGATGCCGCTGACGCGAGCTACGAGCCACTCGACGTCGTGGGCGGAGAGCTGTACGTTCAGACCGACGCGGGAGCGCCGCGCGAGCGGATCGTCGCGATCGACCTCGCCCGCTCGCGTGTGGCCGACGACGACGCGTCCCGCTGGCGGGAGGTGGTCGCCGAGGACCCCACCGACACGCTCGACCACGCGGTGATCGCCGGCGACCGGGTCCTGACGCTCTGGCTCGCGGACGCGTCGAGCCGTCTCCGCCGTGACCGCCTCGACGGCGAGCCCGACGGGGAGGTCGCGCTGCCCGGCCTCGGCACCGTCGAGAGCCTCGCCGGGCGGCCGGGCGACCCGCTCGTGCACCTCACGTTCGCGTCCTTCACCCGGCCCTCGTCGATCTGGCGCCACCACCTCGAGACGGGCGAGACGACCGAGGTCGGCGTGCCCCGTGCGGGGCCGCTGCCGTTCGATCCCGAGCGCTTCGTGACCGACCGCCTGGTGGCCGAGAGTGCCGACGGGACCCGGGTGCCGTTCTTCCTCGTCCGACGCCGCGACCTCGAGCCCGCGCCCGACGGCGGACCGCATCCCACCCTCCTGTGGGGCTACGGGGGCTTTCGGATCCCGGTGACCCCGATGTTCCGGACCCATTGGCTCGCCTGGGTCGAGCGTGGCGGCGTGCTGGCGGTCCCGAACCTTCGCGGGGGCGGTGAGTTCGGCGCCGCCTGGCACGCCGACGGCCGCTTGGAGCGCAAGCAGCACGTATTCGACGACGCCATCGGGGTCGCGCAGCAGCTCGTCGAGCAGGGATGGACGCACCCCGAGCGCATCGCGATCAAGGGGCGCTCGAACGGCGGGCTGCTCGCCGGCGCCTGCCTCACCCAGCGCCCCGACCTCTTCGGTGCCGCCGTCGTCGAGGTCGGCGTCCTCGACATGCTGCGCTTCCACCACTCGACGATCGGTTGGGCGTGGAAGAGCGACTACGGCGACCCCGAGGACCCCGCCGACGTCGACACGCTGCTGGCCTACTCGCCCCTGCACAACGTGGCCGACGGCACCGCGTACCCGGCGACGCTCGTGACGACCGGTGACCACGACGACCGGGTGGTGCCGGGGCACTCGTTCAAGTTCGCCGCCACGCTGCAGGCCGCGCAGTCGGACCCGTCGTCGCCGGTGCTGCTGCGCGTCGACCGCAGCGGCGGGCACGGCGCCGGCAAACCGACCGCCATGGCCATCGACGAGCGCGCCGACGTGCTCGCGTTCCTCGCCCGCACGCTCGGGCTGCCGGCCGACTCGGAGAGGTAA
- a CDS encoding RsmE family RNA methyltransferase, whose protein sequence is MSDGSDERVPREAPGGPHFVVPPAVIGDEHITLGDEDSHHLATVLRCGPGDPVSVADGMGTRYWTRVAEIGSVVALAITAHEEVPTPRPALRVVVGTPKGKKLDDIVRQLTELGVDRIAPAIAAHSESRPSGEGAERAIDRWRAVAHAAAKQSRRAYLPTIEPIASWAEAFDDERGVVCWEGATTPLIDEAGALSDHRAITLAVGPEGGLTREEVAATGLAPVGLGDTVLRTETAAVAAAAVTLALVSRLG, encoded by the coding sequence GTGAGTGACGGGTCCGACGAGCGGGTGCCCCGCGAGGCGCCCGGCGGCCCGCACTTCGTCGTCCCACCGGCCGTGATCGGCGACGAGCACATCACCCTCGGGGACGAGGACTCGCACCACCTCGCCACGGTGCTGCGCTGCGGCCCGGGGGACCCCGTCAGCGTCGCCGACGGCATGGGCACCCGCTATTGGACCCGTGTCGCCGAGATCGGGTCGGTCGTTGCCCTCGCGATCACCGCTCACGAGGAGGTACCCACCCCGCGCCCGGCCCTTCGGGTCGTCGTCGGGACACCCAAGGGCAAGAAGCTCGACGACATCGTGCGGCAGCTCACCGAGCTCGGGGTCGACCGAATCGCGCCGGCCATCGCCGCGCACAGCGAGTCGCGGCCGAGTGGCGAGGGGGCCGAGCGCGCGATCGACCGGTGGCGTGCGGTGGCCCACGCGGCCGCGAAGCAATCGCGGCGCGCCTATCTGCCGACAATCGAACCGATCGCCTCGTGGGCCGAGGCTTTCGACGACGAGCGGGGCGTGGTCTGCTGGGAAGGAGCCACGACCCCGCTGATCGATGAGGCCGGGGCGCTGTCCGACCATCGGGCGATCACCCTGGCGGTGGGGCCCGAGGGCGGCCTCACGCGCGAGGAGGTCGCCGCCACCGGCCTGGCGCCCGTGGGCCTGGGCGACACCGTGCTGCGGACCGAGACCGCGGCCGTGGCGGCGGCCGCGGTCACGCTCGCGCTCGTCAGCCGGCTCGGCTGA
- the dnaJ gene encoding molecular chaperone DnaJ yields the protein MRDLYEILGVDQSASEDEIKRAYRKKARELHPDAGGDETEFKELTTAYEVLNNPEARANYDRYGDPRGPQGMSGGDPFGGFGDLSDLIDAFFGGGFGAAGGGGRRGQRARSGRDAVVDVRLTLEEAASGVQRDIDVEVARSCETCSGSGSAPGSGKVTCRTCNGQGAVQQVANSLFGQMLTTQVCSDCGGSGQRIENPCRDCRGEGRVATKEQVTIDVPAGVDNGQRLRLTGRGEAGRQGAPAGDLYVRIHVRPHEVFERDGHDLHARVEIPITQAALGVELPMPTLDGETTVQVPPGTQPGAVLTIPRAGMPKLGAETARGDLHLHVDVEVPRKLGSEEEQLLRQLAEVRGEHEAATLHDGRGFFDRIREAFGGER from the coding sequence GTGCGAGACCTCTACGAGATCCTTGGCGTCGACCAGAGCGCGTCCGAGGACGAGATCAAGCGTGCCTACCGCAAGAAGGCGCGGGAGCTGCATCCCGATGCCGGCGGCGACGAGACCGAGTTCAAGGAACTCACGACCGCCTACGAGGTGCTGAACAACCCCGAGGCGCGGGCCAACTACGACCGCTACGGGGACCCGCGCGGCCCGCAGGGCATGAGCGGTGGCGACCCGTTCGGCGGGTTCGGCGACCTCTCCGACCTGATCGACGCGTTCTTCGGCGGCGGGTTCGGCGCCGCCGGTGGGGGAGGCCGGCGTGGGCAACGCGCGCGCTCCGGTCGCGACGCGGTGGTCGACGTCCGCCTCACGCTCGAAGAGGCCGCGAGCGGCGTCCAGCGCGACATCGACGTCGAGGTCGCCCGGTCGTGCGAGACCTGCTCGGGCAGCGGCAGCGCCCCCGGCAGCGGCAAAGTCACGTGCCGGACGTGCAACGGCCAGGGCGCGGTTCAGCAGGTCGCCAACAGCCTGTTCGGGCAGATGCTCACGACGCAGGTCTGCTCCGACTGCGGCGGCTCGGGCCAGCGGATCGAGAATCCCTGCCGGGACTGCCGCGGCGAGGGGCGCGTGGCCACCAAGGAGCAGGTCACCATCGACGTCCCGGCCGGCGTCGACAACGGGCAGCGGCTGCGGCTCACGGGCCGTGGTGAGGCCGGCCGCCAGGGGGCGCCCGCGGGGGATCTCTACGTGCGCATCCACGTGCGTCCGCACGAGGTCTTCGAGCGTGACGGCCACGACCTGCACGCGCGGGTCGAGATCCCGATCACGCAGGCGGCGCTCGGCGTCGAGCTGCCCATGCCGACCCTCGACGGCGAGACGACCGTGCAGGTGCCCCCGGGCACGCAACCCGGGGCCGTCCTCACCATCCCGCGGGCCGGGATGCCGAAGCTGGGCGCCGAGACCGCCCGAGGGGACCTGCACCTGCACGTCGACGTGGAGGTGCCGCGCAAGCTGGGGTCCGAGGAGGAGCAGCTCCTGCGGCAGCTCGCCGAGGTGCGGGGCGAGCACGAGGCGGCGACCCTGCACGACGGGCGTGGCTTCTTCGACCGGATCCGTGAGGCCTTCGGCGGTGAACGGTGA